One part of the Gossypium raimondii isolate GPD5lz chromosome 1, ASM2569854v1, whole genome shotgun sequence genome encodes these proteins:
- the LOC105785573 gene encoding transcription initiation factor TFIID subunit 15 — translation MASNSGRGYPTNGSIYVCNLPEGTDESMLAEYFGTIGLLKKDKRTGRPKIWLYRDKVTNEPKGDATVTYEDPHAALAAVEWFNDKDFHGSTIGVFMAESKSSNAVVDVPTAAADDGGFEDDAAKDMDGGGGRGRGRVDASGKTWQQEGDWLCPNTSCSNVNFSFRGVCNRCGTARPAGASGGGGGAGGRGRGRGAPDSGGHGRAVAATGGLFGPNDWPCPMCGNINWAKRMKCNICNTNKPGHNEGGVRGGRAGGYKELDEEEIEETRRRRREAEDDGEMYDEFGNLKKKFRAKTQQAESARVLTGSGRAGWEVEELGVIDRDGRERSRDRGRERDDRESSKNREHEDRERRRSRSRERDRGKDRSRDYDYERDRDYGRDRDRGRYFY, via the exons ATGGCTAGCAATTCAGGAAGAGGATACCCTACAAACGGTTCCATCTATGTTTGTAATTTACCTGAGGGAACCGATGAAAGTATGTTAGCTGAATATTTTGGAACCATTGGCTTGCTAAAG AAAGATAAGCGAACTGGTCGACCTAAGATATGGTTATACCGAGATAAGGTGACAAATGAGCCGAAAGGTGATGCTACTGTTACTTATGAGGATCCACATGCTGCATTGGCTGCTGTTGAATGGTTTAATGACAAGGATTTCCATGGGAGCACAATTGGTGTTTTTATGGCAGAGAGTAAGAGTAGTAATGCTGTTGTAGATGTTCCAACTGCAGCTGCTGATGATGGTGGATTTGAGGATGATGCAGCTAAGGACATGGATGGGGGTGGTGGAAGGGGTAGAGGTCGGGTTGATGCTTCAGGAAAGACGTGGCAACAGGAGGGAGATTGGCTCTGTCCGAATACAAG TTGTTCCAATGTCAACTTTTCATTCCGTGGTGTGTGCAATCGATGTGGAACTGCTCGACCTGCAGGTGCATCTGGTGGTGGTGGAGGGGCTGGTGGTCGTGGGAGGGGTCGTGGTGCTCCTGATTCTGGAGGTCATGGCCGAGCAGTAGCTGCTACTGGTGGACTTTTTGGCCCAAATGATTGGCCTTGCCCAAT GTGTGGTAACATCAACTGGGCTAAGCGTATGAAATGCAATATTTGCAACACTAATAAACCTGGTCACAATGAGGGTGGTGTGAG AGGAGGACGTGCTGGTGGTTACAAAGAACTTGATGAAGAAGAGATAGAGGAAACAAGGCGACGTCGACGTGAAGCAGAA GATGATGGTGAGATGTATGATGAGTTTGGCAATCTCAAGAAAAAGTTTCGAGCAAAAACACAACAAGCTGAATCTGCTCGAGTGCTAACAGGTTCAGGCCGGGCTGGCTGGGAGGTTGAGGAACTAG GTGTGATTGACAGGGATGGAAGAGAAAGAAGCAGAGACAGAGGAAGGGAACGGGATGATAGAGAAAGTAGCAAGAATAGAGAGCATGAAGATAGGGAAAGACGCCGTAGTCGAAGCAGAGAGAGGGATAGGGGAAAGGATCGGAGCCGTGATTATGATTATGAGCGAGATAGAGATTATGGACGGGATCGAGACCGAGGCAGATACTTTTACTGA